A stretch of DNA from bacterium:
CTGGGCCAAGGAGCCTTGCATCGGTGACGATCAGACGCCGGGAGCGATTTGCGCCGGGACCTTTCCCGAGCCGTCGGCGACCCCGGCGGCGGTTCCCAACGTCCCGCTCGAGGTCTCGCCTTTTCTTTTCCCTTACTACCTCATGAAGGGGATCACCTATCCGGTTTCGCGCTTCGGGCTTCTCCTCGATCGCAACAAATATGCCGGCCGCACCGTTCAGCTGGCCGCCAATCAGAAGCAGTCCCATGTTTTTTATCCGATCATGACGGTCGGCAGCGGAAGCAAATTCGGAGCCGGCCTTGGGGTCACCCTCCTCGATCTTTGGCAGGCCAATTACGACTTTTTCGCCCGGGCCATTCTCTTCACCGATCTCGACCAGCGGGCTGAAATCGCCATCACCAACCCCGAGGCTTTTACCGCCTTCGACCGCGCCTTTTCCTTCGGGGTCTTCTCGACCTGGTATCGTGAATTCGACGAGGATTTCTACGGCATCGGGCCGGAGACCCCTCAATCGGCCAAGACCGAATTCGGGCTCTATCGGTTGCGGGTCGGCACTCAATTCGGCTTTGAGATGGTGCAGAATCTCGTTTTCTCGGCCCGCTTCGTCTTCGATCTCTCCGACGGCGACTCGGGCCGGGCTTCCTCGCCCGACAAGATCCAGGAGAGGTTCCCGCCGAGCGAGCTGGCCGGCTTCGGGCGCAAGCTCGACTATGTCGACATGGGTTTCCAGCTGGCCCACGACACCCGGCAGCCCTATTACTATCCGAGCCGGGGCGGGCGCTATTCCTTGACCTTCCACCGCTTTCAGCTGGTCGGGCAGGGCGGTTTCAGCTTCTACCAATGGGATTTCGATCTGGAACATTATTTCACGCTGGGCCATCCTCGCTTGGTGCTCTGGCTCCACAATGCTTGGATGTTCCAGGACACCACCGGCGGCGATCAGATCCCGTTTTACCGACTGGCCTTGCTCGACGTTCATTCGCCGATGCGCGGCTTCGATGCCGGCCGCTTCCGCGACAACAGCAGTGTCGTCTTCAACGTCGAGCTGCGCTACCCGCTGTGGGAGAACGTCGATGGCACGGTGTTCTTCGACAGCGGCCGAGTCTTCGACGGAATCCACAATTTCTCCTTCAAGGATTTCCGTTTTGGCGGCGGCGCCGGCGTCCGGGTCACGGTTCGCAAGTTCTACCAATTCCAGGTCGACGCGGCCTATGCCGGCGAGGGCGTGAACTTCATTTTCCGGGCAATCCAGAACCTTTGAAATAAATTTTTTCGCAACACCTTCCACGGCTTTGCCGAAACCTCGGATGAAATTATTTTCGGCGAGCGCCTTGACAGCGCCTTCGCCTTTTGTTTACGGTTGAAAACAATGAACACCCGCTTGACCCATTCTTACCTCGTTTTGCCGGCATCGGCCGGGTGTCCTCCCATGTGCGCCTGTCTCTAGCCAACGGTGGCGAGCGACGCCGCAAGGCGTCCGGGCCGTTGGCGCAATTCTGCAATCAACCCATTCAAGATTAACCAACGACGCGCTTTTGGCGCGATTTGCCTCTCGTTGAGCTGACCGGATCGCTGGAAGTTCTCCGGGCTTTAGGAGCCTCTGTGAAGAATTTCCGTTTGTTTCTGTTCAGCCTGCTCTGGGGTCAGCCCGAGCATTTCCTCCTCGATCAGGCCCGCTTGGGCCTTCACCGATTTTTCCGCGAGAAAGCCTTGCCCGACCAAATTCCGCCCTGGCGAGGCCGCTTGCCGAAGCGGGTTGCCGGCATCGAACCCTCCAGCGCCGTCGGAGGTGCCCGATGACGTCGCTCCTTCCATTTCCCCCCTCGAACCACGGCGCCGGCCCGGCCTTCATCGGCTGGGCCGGCCGCCCCGGCCTTCCACCGGCGCTGGCCCGCGAGCTGCGGGCGCTGTCGCGGGAAAGCGACGGCGAATTGCTCGGAGAGGGTCTTTTCCAAATCGGCCGCCGGGCGCTCGACCGCCAGCAATTCGAGCTTGGCCGTGAGATTATCTCCTGGCTCGCCACCGAGGGCCGAAGCCGCGGAATCGGCGCTTCGACTCTTGCCCGGGCCCGCGAGGAGCTCGAGCTGTTGGAAGGCCGGGGAACCTTCGGCCGGCGAGCCGAGCGCTTCGTCGGAAGCTTCGTCCGCGACGCGACCGAGCCCTCGGCCTTGCTCGGAATGAGCGCCGGAGCTTTGGCCTTTTCGACTTTCCGGTTCGCGGCTTTGAGCCGATTGGCCGGCTCGCCCGGAGCCTATTTCTGGGCCCGCGGCGGCGGCGCTCGAGCCTTGGCTTCGACCGCCGCGTTTCTGCCGGAGGTCACCGCATTTTGGGGAACCCAAGTCCTGGTCGACCGTGCCTTCCA
This window harbors:
- a CDS encoding BamA/TamA family outer membrane protein, which gives rise to MAAKFRGWALLAFIFLAAPAWAKEPCIGDDQTPGAICAGTFPEPSATPAAVPNVPLEVSPFLFPYYLMKGITYPVSRFGLLLDRNKYAGRTVQLAANQKQSHVFYPIMTVGSGSKFGAGLGVTLLDLWQANYDFFARAILFTDLDQRAEIAITNPEAFTAFDRAFSFGVFSTWYREFDEDFYGIGPETPQSAKTEFGLYRLRVGTQFGFEMVQNLVFSARFVFDLSDGDSGRASSPDKIQERFPPSELAGFGRKLDYVDMGFQLAHDTRQPYYYPSRGGRYSLTFHRFQLVGQGGFSFYQWDFDLEHYFTLGHPRLVLWLHNAWMFQDTTGGDQIPFYRLALLDVHSPMRGFDAGRFRDNSSVVFNVELRYPLWENVDGTVFFDSGRVFDGIHNFSFKDFRFGGGAGVRVTVRKFYQFQVDAAYAGEGVNFIFRAIQNL